A genomic stretch from Acidobacteriota bacterium includes:
- a CDS encoding GMC family oxidoreductase: MAQIKKPSRVYDAIIVGSGAGGGMAAYVLTRAGAKVLMLEAGGWYDTAKQSKMFEWDYQAPHRGAVKPNTTFGYFDAAVGGWQIPGEPYTNAPGTDWTWFRSRMLGGRTNHWGRISLRFGPYDFKPYSRDGKGFDWPITYEDLAPYYDKTEELIGVYGSIENVENAPDGKFQPAPAPRCYELLVQKACEKLHITCIPSRHSILTRPLNGRPACHYCSQCGRSCATSSNFSSPTVLIPPAMETGNLDIICNAMVREVLTGPDGLATGVSYVDRTTRKEVQARGKVVVLAASNCETCRLLLNSRSTRHPDGLANSTGVVGRYLMDTVGADGTVGFFPVLMDLPPHNDDGTGGMHLYMPWWNYDKQFKNQMPFSRGYHIEFGGGRHMPGEGTFGGSHRYLGGGYGAELKKGCRKLFGAFVGFSSRGEMIPNDDSWCEIDKDVVDEWGIPVLKFHFKWTQDEILQARHARETFREIIETAGGEVVQTAGADENWGISRGGEIIHEVGTARMGSERSTSALNAYCQAWDCKNLFITDAAPFVSNADKNPTLTILALAWRTSEHIVDEVKKRNI; this comes from the coding sequence ATGGCACAAATCAAAAAACCTTCACGAGTTTATGACGCAATTATTGTGGGTTCAGGAGCGGGCGGCGGCATGGCCGCTTATGTTCTGACCAGGGCCGGCGCCAAGGTCCTGATGCTCGAGGCAGGCGGCTGGTATGACACAGCCAAGCAATCCAAGATGTTTGAGTGGGACTATCAGGCCCCGCACCGTGGTGCAGTGAAGCCCAACACCACTTTTGGTTATTTTGACGCTGCTGTGGGCGGATGGCAGATTCCGGGAGAGCCCTATACCAACGCTCCTGGCACTGATTGGACATGGTTCCGCTCACGAATGCTGGGAGGCCGCACCAATCACTGGGGCCGCATCTCGCTGCGCTTCGGGCCATACGACTTTAAACCTTACTCGCGCGATGGCAAGGGGTTTGACTGGCCAATTACTTATGAAGACCTGGCGCCGTATTACGACAAGACAGAGGAACTGATCGGCGTTTACGGCTCTATTGAAAACGTGGAAAACGCACCGGATGGCAAATTCCAGCCGGCGCCTGCGCCCCGCTGCTACGAGTTGCTGGTGCAGAAGGCTTGTGAAAAGCTCCACATAACCTGCATACCTTCACGTCACTCGATCCTGACGCGACCGCTCAACGGGAGGCCCGCGTGCCATTACTGCTCACAATGCGGGCGAAGCTGCGCAACTTCATCGAACTTTTCCTCGCCAACGGTGCTGATCCCGCCGGCCATGGAAACAGGAAACCTCGACATCATCTGTAATGCCATGGTGCGTGAGGTCCTGACAGGACCCGACGGCCTTGCAACGGGCGTATCCTACGTCGACAGGACGACTCGCAAGGAAGTGCAGGCGCGCGGCAAGGTTGTGGTGCTGGCGGCCAGCAATTGCGAGACCTGTCGTCTGCTGCTGAATTCGCGCAGCACGCGGCATCCGGACGGCCTGGCGAATTCCACCGGGGTCGTGGGCCGATACCTGATGGATACCGTCGGAGCAGACGGCACGGTAGGCTTCTTCCCCGTGCTGATGGACCTGCCCCCGCACAACGATGACGGCACCGGCGGGATGCACCTCTATATGCCCTGGTGGAATTACGACAAGCAGTTCAAGAACCAGATGCCTTTCTCCCGTGGTTATCACATCGAGTTCGGCGGCGGGCGCCATATGCCCGGCGAGGGCACGTTCGGCGGCTCGCATCGCTACCTCGGCGGAGGTTACGGCGCGGAGCTGAAAAAAGGGTGCCGGAAATTGTTCGGAGCTTTCGTCGGTTTTTCAAGCCGCGGTGAAATGATTCCCAACGACGACAGCTGGTGCGAAATCGACAAGGACGTTGTCGATGAATGGGGCATTCCGGTGCTCAAATTCCACTTCAAATGGACCCAGGATGAAATTCTGCAGGCCCGGCACGCGCGGGAAACTTTCCGCGAAATCATTGAAACCGCCGGCGGAGAAGTTGTGCAGACCGCCGGGGCCGACGAAAACTGGGGCATCTCGCGCGGCGGCGAGATTATCCACGAAGTGGGCACGGCGCGGATGGGATCAGAACGCAGCACATCGGCACTGAACGCCTATTGCCAGGCCTGGGATTGCAAGAACTTGTTTATTACAGACGCAGCACCGTTCGTGAGCAACGCCGACAAGAACCCCACGCTCACTATTCTGGCGCTGGCCTGGCGGACTTCAGAGCACATTGTGGATGAGGTTAAGAAACGCAACATTTAA
- a CDS encoding gluconate 2-dehydrogenase subunit 3 family protein produces the protein MAEKENEKRKGAIKRRDMLKVFSAVPAAALVPLGAAVAAPQKTRGSASAGAASGYKRKAFNDHEWETINALSDLIIPADERSSSATQAGVPEFIDDWLDFRGGRLKAEILGGLTWLDLECNRVFSHDFIDSTSAQQKKILDRIAYPDKASAEDLNYVAFFNHLRDLVVGGFFSSKEGVKDLPYQGNQMVASWEGCPSNVLAQIEKNLQTKGVALSLASDKTSA, from the coding sequence ATGGCTGAAAAGGAAAACGAAAAACGCAAAGGCGCCATCAAACGGCGCGACATGCTGAAAGTCTTCTCGGCTGTTCCAGCTGCTGCATTGGTCCCGCTGGGCGCTGCCGTAGCGGCGCCTCAGAAGACCCGCGGCAGCGCATCCGCGGGGGCGGCATCCGGCTACAAGCGGAAGGCCTTCAACGATCACGAGTGGGAAACCATTAATGCGCTGAGCGATCTGATCATTCCTGCCGACGAGCGAAGCAGCAGCGCCACCCAGGCGGGGGTTCCGGAGTTTATCGACGACTGGCTCGATTTCAGAGGCGGAAGGCTCAAGGCGGAAATTCTGGGCGGCCTTACCTGGCTCGACCTGGAATGCAATCGGGTGTTTAGCCATGATTTCATTGACTCCACCTCTGCCCAGCAGAAGAAGATCCTGGACCGCATCGCATATCCCGATAAGGCCTCGGCTGAAGACCTGAATTACGTGGCGTTTTTCAACCACCTGCGGGACCTTGTTGTAGGCGGATTCTTTTCAAGCAAGGAAGGCGTGAAAGATCTGCCCTATCAAGGTAACCAGATGGTTGCCTCCTGGGAGGGCTGCCCTTCCAACGTTCTGGCGCAAATCGAGAAGAACCTCCAGACGAAAGGCGTGGCGCTGAGCCTGGCAAGCGACAAAACTTCTGCCTGA
- a CDS encoding DoxX family protein, which produces MASTIRSVEPGFRSLLRIIVGLTFSEHGFQKLFGLFGGSERVHLFSLFGLAGILESVGGVLLIFGLFTVPVAFVLSGEMVVAYFKAHFPRGFMPIQNGGELAVVYCFVFLYLFVAGGGPVSLDRLVRKKK; this is translated from the coding sequence ATGGCTAGTACAATCCGATCTGTGGAACCCGGGTTTCGTTCACTGTTGAGAATCATTGTGGGCCTGACTTTTTCTGAGCACGGATTTCAAAAGCTTTTTGGATTGTTTGGAGGATCCGAACGGGTTCACCTGTTTTCCCTGTTCGGGTTGGCCGGCATACTGGAAAGCGTTGGGGGGGTACTGCTGATTTTCGGGCTTTTCACAGTCCCCGTGGCCTTCGTCCTCTCGGGCGAGATGGTTGTAGCCTACTTTAAAGCCCACTTTCCCAGGGGCTTCATGCCGATTCAGAACGGCGGAGAACTGGCCGTGGTGTACTGCTTCGTCTTTCTCTATCTGTTTGTGGCCGGCGGCGGGCCCGTGAGCCTCGACCGCCTGGTTCGCAAGAAGAAATGA
- a CDS encoding deoxyribonuclease V — MTPIFRTCWKITPREAMLLQERLRERVVLEDSFKQIRYVAGADIAFDPATEVAFAGVIVYRYPSLKEVERRMARRKLQFPYVPGLLSFREIPILAAAFARLETEPDLLLIDGHGRAHPRLFGLACHVGLLFDKPAIGCAKSLLVGEAGEPGVKSGSTAPLDYRGERVGTVLRTRDHTRPIFVTQGHRISLATAVKVVRKCADGYRIPRPTREADHYVRELRRAYQQRLQRS; from the coding sequence ATGACTCCCATATTTCGAACCTGCTGGAAAATCACTCCACGCGAGGCGATGCTGCTGCAGGAGAGGCTGCGCGAGCGGGTGGTGCTGGAAGACAGCTTCAAGCAGATCCGCTATGTGGCAGGCGCCGACATCGCTTTTGACCCGGCAACCGAAGTGGCGTTCGCCGGAGTCATTGTTTACCGTTACCCGTCGCTCAAAGAAGTTGAGCGCCGGATGGCCCGCCGAAAATTGCAATTTCCCTACGTGCCGGGGCTGCTCTCTTTTCGTGAAATCCCGATCCTGGCGGCGGCTTTCGCGCGTCTGGAGACCGAACCTGACCTTCTCCTGATCGACGGCCATGGCCGCGCCCACCCACGGCTGTTCGGGCTGGCGTGCCACGTGGGCTTGTTATTTGATAAACCGGCTATCGGATGTGCCAAGTCCCTTCTGGTTGGGGAAGCGGGTGAGCCCGGCGTGAAGTCTGGATCAACTGCGCCGCTCGACTATCGCGGAGAGCGCGTGGGCACGGTGCTGCGAACCCGTGACCATACGCGGCCCATCTTTGTGACCCAGGGGCACCGCATCTCTCTCGCAACCGCAGTGAAGGTGGTCCGCAAGTGCGCGGACGGCTATCGCATTCCCAGGCCTACTCGCGAGGCCGACCACTACGTGCGCGAACTCCGCCGTGCCTACCAGCAGAGGTTGCAGAGAAGTTAG